The Spirochaeta lutea genomic interval TTGGGGGGTTCTTAAGTGTTCTTCAGGGGGGAATAAACCGGTTTAGTTCCGGACATACCCTTAGTACTATCGACAGGATTTAATCATCCAGGTGATGGAAAAACCATCCTTGGGAATGATTATCTGGTAGGATCCCCTGATAGCGGCTCCTTGGAACATCTTAAGATTGTGAATTGAATTGCTACGTGATAGGCTTCATTCGTACCCCCATTGTTTTATACCCCTATCAACTATAAAAACATTACTTTCATTTTCCTGCAAGATTTTTTTTCCATTTTTAGCCATGAAAGAGCTTTCATTTATCCTTTCAGATGACCGAACACTGGTTATGGAAACCAATCCAACGAGAGGATGAGGGAAAATTTGTACTTCTATACCTTCGCAATGGGCTATTTGCTGTTTTTTGACTTGTCAGTATACATCCGGGAATCAGCCTTACGTAATAAGGACTCGATGTGATCCGGCGAATTCATTCTCCTGGAAACGAATCCAATACTCAGGGATAGTCGATATGGCAGGTTGTTTTGGTTGTTGAATTCAGCCAGGGTGGATTTGAGGCGAGTAACCAACACCTCGGCTGTCTTGCTATCCGTTTCGGATGTTAATACGGTGAATTCATCACCTCCGTACCTGGCAACAATATCCTGGGAACGAAACGCCCGTGTTAAGAGATCGCCGGCGCTCACAATAGCCCGGTCTCCTTCATCATGACCGTAGCGATCATTAATTGCCTTCAGGCCGTCAAGATCAATGTAAAACACGCAAATCCACTGGTCCAATAATTGTGCGCGGTGCAGGTGGCTTTCGCCTAGTTCAATAAATCCTCGTCTGTTATACAGCCCTGTCAGCTCATCCCGAATGGAAAGACTCCGCAGATCCTGATTCTTTTGTTTTAATTCATCCAGAGTATCCCGGAGCCGGCGCTCGGTTCGCTCCTTGGCTTCGAATACCTGAGACCCCTTAATAACAGAGCTCATCTGTGCCCGAAGTCCCTCGAATAACAGATCATCGGTCATAGAGAGACTAAAGACAACGATGCCGAAGTGCTCATTCCCATGAAAGAGAGGCTGGATAAGCAAGGATTCACTCTCCCCAGCAATCCTCCCGGAGGGGTCACCTACCCCGGGGGGTACAATTCTATTCATGGGAAAGGTGAGCCCCTCGGATCCCAGGGGGACGGTGGATCCGTTCCAATAGCAGAACTTCCATACTGCCCGATCCGGCGGAACTGCGACCCCACGGGCCGGGCTCCGGATTACTCCGGTCTCATAAAAGGCAACGGCGCATCCCTGAATACCAAGATTCTGAAGCACCCCGGGGAGGGTCTCGAAGAGGCTTTTAATCCTGAGGTCATACAACTCTTCGAGAATCACGTGGCGGAAATTTGATACAAGGTGAACAAACCGCCGTTTGTCCATGGATTCTCCTGCGGTCATTACAGCCCCGTGAACCATCTGCACGTGGAGTCCAAGTTCATAGTTGTTAATTTCCTTTTCAGGGGCAGCAGGGGCTGTATCCTTTCGCAGCTGTTCATCAAGCCGCTTGGCAATCACCTGGCCGATATCCTGGTATGGAGCGACCGACCGGCCCAGAGCGATTTCCTCCGCCAGAGCGGAATATACCCGGGATGGTATGTCCTCCCGCCGTCCCCTGGAAATACAATCATCAACCTCTGAAAGGAGTCTTTTCCAGAAATCCTGAATTACCTGAATATTAACCACAGATCGGCTGGAGAAGGATCCTAAACATCCACAGGATTGCCGAAAAACGGGGATGCTATCCAATACAATCTGCCGGGGGGTTGACTCAGCCCCTGGGTTATCGAAGCCTTCTACCAGGAGTGAAACTGCTTCAGCCCCCATTTCTTCTAGGGGTTGATGGGCGGTGGTAAGGGAGGGAACCAGGGCCTGACTGGATGCGATATTATCAAAGCCTATTATT includes:
- a CDS encoding diguanylate cyclase, which encodes MARARKTLALLINNLEGYYLEPIWQGVLKACQTNRVDLHVFEGRVIESSVRNEGQHNIVYSMSGSELYDGYIISAGTLAHTLNQGAYEGFMKQFSGRPVVTLQRPSSGANSITIDSHASLKALTLHLILDHRRKNLVYIAGPVDNSDNQIREQAVRDALELALGPETSLPVLPGGFREPEGRRAMERLLESGVPFDGIVFFNDSLAQGGMAYLLEHGFNLPRDVSIIGFDNIASSQALVPSLTTAHQPLEEMGAEAVSLLVEGFDNPGAESTPRQIVLDSIPVFRQSCGCLGSFSSRSVVNIQVIQDFWKRLLSEVDDCISRGRREDIPSRVYSALAEEIALGRSVAPYQDIGQVIAKRLDEQLRKDTAPAAPEKEINNYELGLHVQMVHGAVMTAGESMDKRRFVHLVSNFRHVILEELYDLRIKSLFETLPGVLQNLGIQGCAVAFYETGVIRSPARGVAVPPDRAVWKFCYWNGSTVPLGSEGLTFPMNRIVPPGVGDPSGRIAGESESLLIQPLFHGNEHFGIVVFSLSMTDDLLFEGLRAQMSSVIKGSQVFEAKERTERRLRDTLDELKQKNQDLRSLSIRDELTGLYNRRGFIELGESHLHRAQLLDQWICVFYIDLDGLKAINDRYGHDEGDRAIVSAGDLLTRAFRSQDIVARYGGDEFTVLTSETDSKTAEVLVTRLKSTLAEFNNQNNLPYRLSLSIGFVSRRMNSPDHIESLLRKADSRMYTDKSKNSK